The sequence below is a genomic window from Bacteroidales bacterium.
CGCCAAACTGTGCAAATGGGATTGGAGTTGCGAACTGTATTTCTACTTGAATTATTTCTGTGGGTGCTGCATAAGCTTTGGAAGGATCTGTATTTCCGTATCCATGATTCCAAGCATCATCAAAAACAATAATTGTTGCATTAGTTTGACCTGCTTCTGTACCGTTAGTGTTGGAAATAATATATCCTTCTTCCAGTGCATTTCCTGTAACACTACTAACTTGATCGCTTAAAACGTTTTCTAGTGTAAAGCCGAAACCGTTATGAAATCCTGCTCCAATAGCGCGAACCACAAACTCACCTTTTAGTTTTGTTACTTCATTATCAATATTGCTAATAGTATTGAAATTATAATCAACGATTAAATCGTTAAAATCATAATCTCCTTTGGAAGGCCATAAATCTTCAAATGCAAGTGTTGCATAATTGCCTTCGCTTGGATAATAACTGTTAAAAGCTGATTCGGCATCTTCAGGAAAATCATCAAAACTGTCCGGGACACCATCACCATCAGTATCATTATCTACTTCGCCAATAATAGGGAAGAAACCTGGCTCAACAGCCGATATAGGATCAACAGTAGCATAGAATACAGCATCGTTAAAATCATCATCACCACCAGGGCGTTGTAAATCTTCAAAAGAAATTATGAATTTCTCACGACTGGCATCTTGTAATAAAACAACATGCTGTTGGTAGGTAGGATCTGTTTCGGGGTTTAAGTTTTCGTGCGAAAATAAATTATCGATTCCTTCACCAACCGTTCTTGCTCTATCATCGTAAGCATCGGTGATTAACAGCCAACCTAAAGACGTCCCTGCAGGAAAATTACCAATATAAACTTTATCGCCTGAATATA
It includes:
- a CDS encoding LruC domain-containing protein, coding for AGYLNTLAFYTFDKNNPPQSVDDITDVTVIFPNVSFKNSGGGLYSGDKVYIGNFPAGTSLGWLLITDAYDDRARTVGEGIDNLFSHENLNPETDPTYQQHVVLLQDASREKFIISFEDLQRPGGDDDFNDAVFYATVDPISAVEPGFFPIIGEVDNDTDGDGVPDSFDDFPEDAESAFNSYYPSEGNYATLAFEDLWPSKGDYDFNDLIVDYNFNTISNIDNEVTKLKGEFVVRAIGAGFHNGFGFTLENVLSDQVSSVTGNALEEGYIISNTNGTEAGQTNATIIVFDDAWNHGYGNTDPSKAYAAPTEIIQVEIQFATPIPFAQFGVAPFNPFIIVNQERGREIHMANYSPTDLADLSYFGQYNDDSDAGTEKYYKTIDNLPWVINIPTQFDYPIEKSSVDQAHLKFIDWVESSGSLFNDWYLEQADYRNPDYIY